A genomic stretch from Corvus cornix cornix isolate S_Up_H32 chromosome 7, ASM73873v5, whole genome shotgun sequence includes:
- the LOC104694043 gene encoding protein mono-ADP-ribosyltransferase PARP14-like isoform X3, with product MSNLQTKDDTKALKKAESFVPNSELQEEADSAEASPSVVFENIKTCSPNCLQMLVENISGLSVDADFTVELIPEINVAVATFIKSIDTKEFVQKCSQDKRVREFKMTARLLELTQAIKAENLPDSISTDYLTVYFESARSGGGPVSDVQLFPTENSAIITFCDHKDLTTVLGKQHLLEQMLISVHPYYHSLGMALYGKERPAVKMPDPIRVPLDPYVWQFLQRHANLTQDINQEMAVCHCELKWPQADCANPEVMLCPSPSLCKQKNPMMKLLKTWQQDASTEFSRIMARYIAIKCKVNSSGWEGVKNRLLKDGALIITDISEEMVVIAGNRAAVDNAEKEVRECMKQSEREKQSIEISVSVIPGKYAVLHNAGLEENIQKEYPCLKIFYDDQKKTVQLCGLPAEVYKIKADLLEKVLSMPCTSVTIDPHVFHYLRCVDNKKMSDMLFIREKINTFYELQDDTVLLYGDAPKDLLEAEKQIKTGLKYECINVEDGEVIKKDQWKSLLLSLLKTYNSSQEIVITWQTVGKENKMIIAGFSKAVTEVYQRLNDFVDRNTIMEKVILANSVVIVQFVEREKSGVCEELKKKGVTVCFDTKTPCISLRGPRTKVLEAFTMFEKFVSSLYSKNVPIDKPGAKEFFTERQDLCILEAKQKFSCFIRIKEEEEQKDGEVGDKVKRKVCYEKNLPGGIVVGVYKGNLCNYPVDVVVNASNENLKHIGGLADALSRAAGPALQEECDELVRKHGNLQPGCAVITGAGKLPCKNVIHAVGPRWSNEESQKCTGLLKKTVKKCLQLAEIYNHRSIALPAISGGIYGFPPQMCADSIASSIKETLEEFMEDSSLKEVHLVSNAEEIIQVLSETVKKVFSAKSFSPQWLKQKKSQEKRKGDLNMVITKEGLRIQVEKKNVQEATTDVVVNSVGTDLKFGVGPLCKALLERAGPALQDEFDTKTQSQVAGRVVCTSGCAMACKAVFHAILPKWDGAQSEKVLEDVINFCLKKTEELGLKSITFPAIGAGGFGFPKIIVSKLMFDVVFRFSSSHTCKNLQEVHFLLNPKDLDCIQAFTTELEHRADESCNATAAQPNFIKPVPTEILGANEMKIGSITLQVIGGDITMEDTEVIVNLANSSFDAKTGVFKAIMDAAGSQVADECAQYAGRYQSGFITTQGGNLLCSKIIHLITDNQVKSQVSQVLHECEQRMYKSVALPAIGTGQAGQSPAKVADEMLDAIVEFARQKSVQHLQTIKIVVFQLNMLTDFYESMKKREHASSSTMESLLSTFKSFFWGKKQSSENKKLMILEKKVHLVTFQICGESQEKVDATESWIKDLILKEHLENTVADETIESFDETQIAILEDLQRRKQVTIQLENKLSPPQIKISGISRDVYSVSLEVQRMIQQIKSTEEEQSKAELLYNLVEWRYPGRNGSFVAFDKLTNTQLEHAKLFKKPYLNVKINKKNYKVDLNTLKATDDQGKTINLQRVAKDEDMQSIELPKEWTDMQNEHVKLVNLKPSHPEYRTVEKMFRKTCPNFNIEQIERVQNRVLWQTYQLKKKFLCKKNKSENNEKLLFHGTAASSLSSINYYGFNRGYAGKNAAAIGNGTYFAVHASYSARDTYSIPDVKGQKHMYLARVLTGQYCDGREGLKAPPPRSPADPADLYDSVVDDEFNPTVFVIFNDIQAYPQYLITFKY from the exons ATGAGCAACCTTCAAACAAAAG ATGATACAAAAGCCTTGAAGAAAGCAGAGAGTTTTGTTCCAAACAGTGAACTCCAGGAGGAAGCTGACTCTGCAGAGGCCTCACCTTCAGTGGTGTTTGAGAACATAAAGACATGCAGTCCAAACTGCTTACAGATGCTGGTGGAGAACATCAGCGGCTTGAGTGTAGATGCTGACTTTACTGTTGAACTGATACCTGAAATAAATGTTGCTGTAGCTACCTTTATAAAAAGTATTG ATACTAAGGAATTTGTCCAAAAATGTTCACAAGACAAGAGAGTTAGAGAATTCAAAATGACTGCCAGGCTTCTTGAATTGACACAGGCCATCAAGGCTGAAAACCTACCAGACAGCATTTCCACAGACTACCTCACAGTGTACTTTGAGAGTGCGCGGAGCGGAGGGGGGCCCGTGTCAGATGTCCAGCTCTTCCCCACAGAAAACTCGGCCATCATTACTTTCTGTGACCACAAAG ATCTAACCACGGTCCTGGGAAAGCAACATTTACTGGAACAGATGCTGATTTCTGTGCATCCATATTATCACTCCCTGGGAATGGCTCTCTATGGAAAAGAAAGACCAGCTGTCAAGATGCCAGACCCCATTAGGGTGCCACTAGACCCGTATGTATGGCAGTTTTTACAAAGGCATGCCAATCTGACCCAAGACATAAACCAGGAAATGGCAGTTTGCCATTGTGAGCTCAAATGGCCCCAGGCAGACTGTGCAAACCCAGAAGTTATGTTGTGCCCATCACCATCTCTCTGCAAGCAGAAAAATCCGATGATGAAGTTGCTCAAGACATGGCAGCAAGATGCTTCCACTGAGTTCTCGCGTATCATGGCACGTTACATAGCTATAAAATGTAAAGTCAATTCATCGGGTTGGGAAGGTGTGAAAAACAGGTTGTTGAAAGATGGTGCTCTGATCATAACTGATATTTCTGAGGAGATGGTGGTGATTGcaggaaacagagcagcagtggaCAATGCAGAGAAAGAAGTGAGGGAATGCATGAAGcaaagtgaaagggaaaaacagagcatAGAAATTTCTGTGTCAGTGATTCCAGGGAAGTATGCTGTGCTGCACAATGCTGGGTTAGAAGAGAATATTCAGAAGGAATATCCATGCCTAAAGATCTTTTATGATGACCAAAAAAAGACTGTTCAGCTGTGCGGATTACCTGCAGAAGTATATAAAATCAAAGCTGACTTACTGGAAAAGGTATTGAGTATGCCATGTACATCAGTTACCATTGATCCCCATGTTTTCCACTATCTACGGTGTgtagataataaaaaaatgtcagaTATGTTATtcattagggaaaaaattaatactttttatGAACTTCAGGATGATACTGTGTTGCTATATGGAGATGCTCCCAAAGACCTTctagaagcagaaaagcaaataaaaacaggtTTAAAATACGAGTGCATCAATGTGGAAGATGGTGAAGTCATTAAAAAGGATCAGTGGAAGAGtcttcttctctccttgctCAAGACATATAATTCTTCCCAGGAAATTGTCATCACTTGGCAAActgttggaaaagaaaataaaatgattaTTGCTGGCTTTTCTAAGGCTGTAACAGAGGTTTATCAGAGACTTAATGATTTTGTAGATAGAAACACAATCATGGAAAAAGTAATCCTAGCTAATTCAGTGGTGATAGTGCAGTTTGTAGAGAGGGAGAAATCTGGTGTTTGTGAAGAATTGAAGAAGAAAGGTGTGACAGTATGTTTTGACACCAAGACACCATGTATTTCCCTGAGGGGACCAAGAACAAAAGTGCTAGAAGCATTCACCATGTTTGAAAAATTTGTCTCATCCCTTTACTCAAAGAATGTGCCAATTGATAAACCAGGTGCAAAAGAGTTCTTCACTGAGAGGCaagatttatgtattttagaGGCAAAGCAGAAGTTTAGCTGTTTCATTAGGATTAAGGAAGAAGAAGAACAGAAGGATGGAGAAGTTGGTGataaagtgaaaagaaaggtctgctatgaaaaaaacctgccagGTGGAATTGTGGTAGGAGTGTATAAAGGTAACTTGTGCAATTACCCTGTTGATGTTGTGGTGAATGCATCTAATGAAAACCTAAAACACATTGGTGGCCTTGCTGATGCGCTGTCAAGAGCGGCtggcccagcactgcaggaggagTGCGATGAGCTGGTGAGGAAGCACGGGAATTTGCAGCCTGGCTGCGCAGTGATCACGGGCGCCGGGAAACTGCCCTGCAAGAACGTCATTCACGCTGTTGGGCCCAGGTGGAGCAATGAGGAATCACAAAAGTGCACGGGGTTGTtaaaaaagacagtgaaaaaatgtCTACAACTAGCTGAAATATACAATCATCGTTCCATAGCTCTGCCTGCTATAAGCGGAGGGATTTATGGCTTTCCACCGCAGATGTGTGCAGATTCAATTGCATCATCCATCAAGGAGACCTTGGAAGAATTCATGGAGGACAGCAGTTTGAAGGAGGTTCATCTTGTGAGTAATGCAGAAGAAATCATTCAGGTTCTGAGTGAGAcagtaaaaaaagtattttcagctaAATCATTCTCCCCACAATggctgaagcaaaaaaaaagccaggagaagagaaaaggggATCTGAACATGGTTATAACAAAAGAAGGACTTCGCATCCaagtggagaagaaaaatgttcaggAAGCCACG ACGGATGTTGTCGTCAACAGCGTTGGCACAGATCTGAAGTTTGGCGTGGGGCCTCTTTGCAAAGCCTTGCTGGAAAGAGCTGGACCAGCTCTCCAAGATGAGTTTGACACCAAAACACAAAGTCAGGTTGCTGGTCGTGTAGTCTGCACCAGTGGATGTGCTATGGCCTGCAAGGCTGTGTTTCATGCCATACTACCCAAGTGGGATGGAGCACAGTCAGAGAAg GTCCTAGAAGATGTAATCAATTTCTGCttgaagaaaactgaagaacTTGGACTGAAATCGATCACTTTCCCAGCTATTGGGGCTGGAGGATTTGGATTTcctaaaataattgtttctaaGTTGATGTTTGATGTGGTATTCAGGTTCAGTAGTAGTCACACTTGCAAGAATCTCCAGGAAGTTCATTTTCTCTTGAACCCAAAAGATCTTGATTGCATTCAG gCTTTTACCACTGAACTAGAACATAGGGCAGATGAAAGTTGCaatgccacagcagcacagccaa ATTTCATTAAGCCTGTTCCTACTGAAATATTGGGAGCTAATGAAATGAAGATTGGTTCCATCACACTCCAAGTAATTGGGGGAGATATTACCATGGAAGATACAGAGGTTATTGTAAACTTAGCAAATTCATCATTTGATGCCAAAACAG GGGTCTTCAAAGCAATTATGGATGCTGCTGGTTCCCAGGTAGCAGATGAATGTGCTCAATATG CTGGGAGGTATCAAAGTGGCTTTATTACTACACAGGGTGGGAATCTGTTGTGCAGTAAAATCATCCATTTGATTACTGATAACCAGGTGAAGAGTCAGGTCTCCCAAGTGCTTCATGAGTGTGAACAAAGGATGTACAAATCTGTTGCCTTGCCAGCTATTGGAAcag gtCAAGCAGGACAGAGTCCAGCCAAGGTAGCTGATGAAATGTTGGATGCTATAGTGGAATTTGCAAGACAAAAATCAGTACAGCATTTACAGACAATTAAAATAGTTGTCTTCCAGCTGAATATGCTCACAGACTTTTAtgaaagcatgaagaaaagagaacatGCATCTTCATCCACAATGGAATCATTGTTATCTACATTTAAAT CCTTTTTTTGGGGCAAAAAACAATCTTCTGAGAATAAAAAGTTAATGATTTTGGAGAAGAAAGTTCATTTAGTTACATTTCAAATTTGTGGAGAAAGCCAAGAAAAGGTGGATGCAACTGAGTCCTGGAtaaaggatttaattttaaaggaacaCCTTGAAAATACTGTTGCAGATGAGACAATTGAAAGTTTTGATGAGACACAAATTGCCATTTTGGAAGATCTCCAGAGAAGAAAGCAAGTCACCATTCAGCTTGAAAATAAGCTTTCTCCCCctcaaattaaaatttctggTATTAGCAGGGATGTCTATTCCGTTTCTCTAGAAGTTCAAAGAATGATCCAACAAATTAAGTCTACTGAAGAAGAACAATCCAAGGCAGAACTTCTTTATAACCTGGTAGAATGGAGGTATCCAGGAAGGAATGGTAGCTTTGTTGCTTTTGATAAACTGACAAATACGCAGCTGGAGCATGccaaactatttaaaaaaccatATCTGAATGTCAAAATTAACAAGAAGAACTACAAGGTGGATCTGAATACTCTAAAGGCTACTGATGACCAAGGAAAAACTATAAACCTCCAACGTGTGGCAAAGGATGAAG ATATGCAGTCGATAGAGCTCCCTAAGGAGTGGACAGACATGCAAAATGAACATGTCAAACTGGTGAATCTCAAGCCATCACATCCCGAATATAGAACAGTTGAGAAGATGTTTAGGAAAACATGTCCGAACTTTAATATAGAGCAG ATTGAAAGAGTACAAAATCGCGTCCTCTGGCAGACataccaattaaaaaaaaaatttctctgtaaaaagaacaaaagtgaaaataatgagaaGTTGCTATTTCATGGGACAGCTGCATCCTCATTGAGCTCAATTAACTACTATGGATTTAATCGTGGCTATGCTGGAAAGAATG CTGCAGCCATTGGAAATGGAACCTACTTTGCTGTTCATGCATCTTACTCTGCTCGGGATACTTACTCCATTCCAGATGTGAAAGGCCAAAAACACATGTACTTGGCTCGGGTCCTAACTGGGCAATACTGTGATGGGAGAGAAGGACTAAAGGCTCCACCACCAAGGAGCCCAGCAGATCCTGCTGACCTCTACGACAGCGTGGTTGATGATGAGTTTAATCCAACAGTGTTTGTCATATTTAATGACATTCAGGCATATCCACAATACCTTATTACTTTCAAATACTAG